The genomic interval GATCCGAATACTATTTACGGCTGCGGTAATTGGTTTCAAGATTCAGCATATATTGTAAAATCAAATGACGGAGGAGATAGCTGGAGTTTTATTGATATGTCTGCATATGCAAGTTCATTGATTGATATGCATTTTATCAGTAAAGATACCGGATTTGTAACAGGAACTGGGCTACTTCCATTACAGAACGCTGTGATTCTTTATACCACTGATGGAGGAGTAACTTGGTCTTATAAGTTTCAAAATACGACCCCCAATGAATTCTGCTGGAAAATTCAACATTTAACCAACAATATTTATTTTGCATCTATTGAAGATTTAACATCAGTTCCAGCAAGTATATTAAAATCAATGGACGGAGGAATGTCATGGACGATTCATCAGGTAACTTCTACAAGCCAAGACATTCAAGGAGTTGGATTCATTGATTCCTTGAAAGGATGGACTGGTGGAGGAACTCTTTCATTTGAAACAAATGACGGTGGAATTACATGGGATACCATTTTTATTTGTTCTGGTATGAATCGCGTATTTAGAGTAAATGAGAATCTTTTATTTGCATCAGGCTTTAATAGAATATGGAGGTACGATCCAACTGGAACTGCCAGCATTAGTGAAAGTAAACTGGTTCAAAATCACACAACGATTCATGTCAACTGTTATCCAAACCCTGTTAACGACAACCTGACAGTTAAAACCTCGCTTTCAAAATCTACACACTCATTACTTATTCTGTTTGACGCAGCTGGTAAAGAAATCAAGATTATTGATAATACAGACCGACCCAAAGGAGATTATACATACAATCTCAATACAGCTGATTTACCTCGAGGAAATTATTTCATCATTTTGAAAACGCATGAAGACAAAGCGACGATCAAAATTGTGGTTAATCATTAGTGGTCTATTTAAAACAAGAATGCGAAAAGGGGATTTGAAAACAGATAACACTATTTTATCTATTTCTCCAAACTGGAAAGGATAGTTCGACAACATTTCTTTCACAACCAGAAACATTTTTGCTCTGAAATTGTAACTTTAAACCTTTCTCAAAGAGAATTGAATTACAAGTGCATAATTACAAATTTATGCACTAAGAGCATTAACGCTTACAACAATTAATCATTCATGCTATGAGCATTTTTCGTAAACATAAATGGGGATTAATCCAACTCGGTGTTTCAATTTTAGTTGTTGTTGGTTGGCTAAAGAAACCAATAGACGAAGGTCAGGCAGGAAAAGATAGTTACTTTTTGATCTTCATTCTGGGAATTATTGTCACCATTTACTCCATAAGGGCTTATTGGGATTCGGAACTGAAAAAGAATGAAAAACGAATTCCATTTTTCATTATCATTCTTACCATTAGTGGTATTTCAATTGGTAGTGCAATTATCAAATCTATCGATAAAAAAAGAAAGCCATTAATCATTGCTACGAATGGGTATAATGAGCGAATTATTTTGTACAAAGACAATACCTATGTTTTTAAGCATCATGAAGCAGAATGGACGCATTATGATCGGGGAACTTACCGAAGGTTGAAGAACAAATTTCAACTGGACAAGAAAATTTTTGTTTCGATAACAAAGACAAGGGATTTTTACATTTCTGGAGACTCCCTCTATGTATTATCCAAATATCCAACAGATACTATTGTTTTTAAAAAAGGTCATCCTAAATTTCATTTCAGAACAAAAGTGATTAGTGAATGATTGAAAATTGTAACTTTATATCCATTGAGGCCATCGCTTACTTACAAAATAGCCAAAATGAAAAAAGAAACTACAGCAACCAATTCAATAGCGCTAGTCGAGGATCCAACACCAGATAGGCGAATAAAAAGTGCGCATTTATTAACGGACCCGGAATCGCGTTTGGATTCCCAGTTAGCGAAACCTCATCCTATCAGTGATTCAGATGTTCCTTATCGCGATTTGACGAATGCTGAAACCAAACGCGCAAGCATCGAGAAAATTATTGACAAACTGGATGTGAAGCACAATCTAAGATACCAACGAACCATTGATGATACCTATTGCAATGTGTACACGTATGATTTTTGCTATTTCGCACAAGTATATCTTCCAACTGTGTGGTGGACGGCGGAATCACTTGAAAAAATACTGGCAGGACAAGAGGTTGAGCCTATTTTTGATCAAACCGTTGCCCGTATCTACTCAAGTGCGATTCATGATTGGCTTTTAATGTGGGGAGCCAGTTTCGGATGGAAACGGATGACGGACCTGGATGAAATCCAACGGAAAGTAAACGAAGAAGGTGGAGTTGGAATCATTTGCGCCAAACGGAAAATAGTCGGACTTTCTGGACACATTGCTCCCATTGTTCCTGAAACTAGTGCGAAAAAAGCATACCGAGAAAATGGGGTTGTTATCTATCCTTTGCAATCGCAAGCAGGAAAATTGAATTACAACTACTTTTCGAAAGCCAGAAAAGATTGGTGGAATCACGAGCGGTATTCCTCTCATGTTTTCTATTACCACGATTAAACGAACATTTTTCAGTAAAATATCCATAAAACACATTACTAAGCCAAGAAAAATAAATGAAAGCAAATCAGAAACAAAACTATTACTGGGGAATTGGATTAGAAAACGAAACCTATATGCAATTCGAAGAATCAATCATTGTTTCTGGTGCATTCATACAGGAAAAAATTGGCTGTGAACGTTACAGTATAGATTACAGAACTTGCTATAAATCTGGCGGTCTGGAACATCTATTGGAAACTGCTTTCGATAAGACTAAAAATTATACCGTAAGTCGAATGATTAATAGTCATTCACTGGATAAACTGGATTTAAATTACCAACACAAGACTTTAGCAACTACAAAACCAGTGGTCGACAACCCAGAATACCTCGGAAAATCAATTTTAGAGAATTTTTTGGAAACCCAACCGTACAACATTCAGAGTATGCTCACTCAAAAAAACAATCCAATGGGATCTGTAAATTTTGATGGCGATTCGATTGAATTTGTAACGAAATATTTTGAAAATAGAACAATATCAGATTCGTGTGATGAGCTAGCAGCCACTAAAAAGCTGTTCATAGATAAAATCAATGAGTCAGCTGTCCTAAACGGAAAATTACATTTCCCCAATTACAACATAGGACTGAATATGTTTATGTCCAATCAGGATCACCTTGTTCTGTTCAACAATGGGACTTACCATTTTCACATTACGCTGCCAACGCTGACAGAAAATAGCAGAATCATAGATTATCCCGGTTTTGACAAGACACATTCCAATGCCATCTACTTGCTGCAATGGTTTGAGCCTTTTTTCATATCAACACTAGGCAGTCCGGATATTATGGACACCATTAGCAAGAAGCACAATCTGAATGAAAAATTCGCTTCAGGCTCCATGCGAAATGCCATGTCTCGCTATACCGGAGTTGGTACGTTCAACAAAGCGATGGCGAAAGGAAAGGTTCTGACCTACAACGTGGACGAATTCAGAAAGCTCCTGAAATTTGGCAAGGAAGAAAACATTTGGTGGCGCGATCAAGTTGAATCAGAACTGGACTATGAATTGCTTTCGGATGTTGGTTTGGATTTCAATCAGGAAAAAATGTACCAAAGCGGTTTTGAATTTAGAAGCTTTGACGAATTCCCAGCAACTTACTTAAATGATGTTCTTCATGCGATTGTTCTAATTTGTGAACACTCTTTAAACCTTCCAAATGTAACGTGGGGACATGATTCTGTTGTGTGGAATAATTTAGTTTTCAAGTCATTAAAATATGGTTATTTGACAGAGATAACCAAAGAAGAAAAGAAAGAAATACTCGATTTATTACAGCTTTC from Fluviicola taffensis DSM 16823 carries:
- a CDS encoding T9SS type A sorting domain-containing protein; translation: MKIKLTLIILMTSVYSFAQNGWSICNTPTFDGRVDDIFMVDFQTGYAVCGDGKIAKTIDSGDNWIQIHKDTTIYCRSVEFVNTQKGFVGSFSTTGTNVLQRTTDGGTTWSDLTSLLHPKAKKGICGLAAADPNTIYGCGNWFQDSAYIVKSNDGGDSWSFIDMSAYASSLIDMHFISKDTGFVTGTGLLPLQNAVILYTTDGGVTWSYKFQNTTPNEFCWKIQHLTNNIYFASIEDLTSVPASILKSMDGGMSWTIHQVTSTSQDIQGVGFIDSLKGWTGGGTLSFETNDGGITWDTIFICSGMNRVFRVNENLLFASGFNRIWRYDPTGTASISESKLVQNHTTIHVNCYPNPVNDNLTVKTSLSKSTHSLLILFDAAGKEIKIIDNTDRPKGDYTYNLNTADLPRGNYFIILKTHEDKATIKIVVNH